The sequence below is a genomic window from Ornithobacterium rhinotracheale.
TTAACCAAACCGCCCAAAAAGCTGGAAATATAGCTTCCGCAGGTGTAGGTGCAGCCGCGGGATATGTCGCAGGAAAACTATTTAACAGAGGAGGAGGTGATGATAAGGAATAATCATTATGCCCTAATTAAAAATAACAAACTCAAACAGCAGTAAATTATGGAATTTAAAATTTTAAGAAACATTGAAACAGGATTTAAACAAATCCGAATGTATGCGATTATTTTCGCTAGTCTGTGTCTTATCATCACACTTTTTTCAATTGGCTATGCGTATTATTTCGCGGAACAACAACGAGAGAAAATCTATGTGCTAGACAATGGAAAATCCCTCATTTTAGCCCTTTCCCAAGATGCGGAACAAAACCGCCCAGTGGAAGCACGAGAACATATCCGAAGATTTCATGAGTTCTTTTTCAATATCGCACCTGACAAGGCCGCTATTGAAAGCAATATGAAAAGAGCCTTTTTCTTAGCCGATAAAACTGCTTTCAACTATTACAATGATTTAGCCGAAAAAGGCTATTACAACCGAATCATCTCGGGTAATATTCGTCAAAGAATACAAGTCGATAGTATTGTATGTGACTTTGATAAATATCCCTATCAAGTACAGACCTATGCGAAACAATACATCACCAGAGCCAGTAATATCACCGAACGAAAATTAGTAACCGCTTGTCAATTGGTTAATTCCGTTCGTTCGGATAACAATCCCCAAGGGTTTATCATTGAGCAATTTCGAATCATAAAAAAAGAAGATGTACAAACCGTCGAACGCTAATTTAATCACCATTAAAAATAAAATCGTATGGAAGAGAATAAAACAAATCAAGAAGAGCCAGAGAAATTCAGTGTGCTACTTACAGATGAAGAGCAACAGGCACAAGAAGAACAGAGCGAAGCGCAAAGAGAAGAAAACCGAAAACAACTCAAAAAATGGTTCATTTTTGCTTTGATGGGTTTGGTTTTCTTAGGCTGTATGTATCTATTGTTCTTTATGGGAAATGACTCTGAGGATAAGTTAAAGGGGGAGCAAGACCTTATCCCCGAACCTACGGAAATTTCGCTTCCCGAAGATAAGGGAGAGGCCTATGAACAAGCGTTATTAGAACAAAAGCGTAAAGAAAAGCAAATGGCTATGCAGTCGATGGGCTATTTTTCTGAAGAGGATGAACCTCTAATGAAGGAAGATAAAACAGCCATTGGTTCCTCAATGGCTTCTTATCAAAATATCAATGAAACCTTAGGTAATTTCTATGAAGAGGACACCTATAATGAGGAAAAAGCTCAGATGCAGGAAGAAATTAACCAACTCAAAGAGCAATTAAACCAAAAAGAGACTCACGATCCCTTGGAAACTCAAATGAAACTTATGGAGCGTTCCTATCAACTGGCGAACAAATACAGTTTACAACAAGATAAACCAGAAATTTCCGATGAAACCTCTGAAACAAAAGCCAACGACAATGCCTATATAGGGAGTGATAAAGAAGCTCATATTACGCCTGTATATAGCGTATCTAATAAAGTGGTAAGCCAACTTCCAAGAGCCTTATCCGATGAGAAATTATTAGAAAATTGGGTACAACAGAATCAGAGAGGTTTCCATTCTATGGAAAGCCAAAAGGAAGAAAAGCCAATGCTAAAAAACAGTATCAAGGCGTGTATTCACACCGAGCAACGCATTGATAAAAATAATCGTATTCCTTTACGACTTTTAGAACCTATTCGAGTGGCAGGAATGGTACTGCCCAAAGGTACGCTTTTGACCGCTATGGCAAAGATAGATGAGGGACGGCTATTGTTAGATATTAGTTCATTGGAATATCAAGGGCGTATCGTTCCCGTATCGGTAACTGCCTACGATTTAGACGGTCAAAGAGGGCTTTATATTCCTTATACACCTGGAGCTAATGCTTTTCGTGAAGTCGCTGCTGGACTCAGTCAATCTTCAGGAACCAATTATACGTTTAGTTCCTCTGCCAAAGAACAAATTTTATCGGAGGTAGGTAAAGGCGTATTACAAGGCACAAGTTCGTACCTATCCAAAAAGATAGCCCACCCTAAAATCAAAGTAAAGGCAGGGTATCAAGTTTTATTAGTTTCAAAACCTTAATTCATTCATTCAAAAAATTTAATATCTATGAAATCATTACACCCATTTTTTATCGCCATTTTCTCTCTAACAGTAGGAAATGTCAATGCACAAACAGAAACGCCAAACCTCGAAACGGATAGTATTTACTACGCAAATGATACAATACCAGAAACGAAAGTATCTACATCTAAAACGCCCGGCAAAATTGAACCTTATTTTTTAGAAGTAGCTTATGACAAAACCACGCATTTGATATTCCCTTCACCGATCACTTATGTAGATTTAGGAAGCGAAAATCTCATTGCTGACAAAGCCCAAAACGCTGAAAATGTACTGCGTGTGAAGGCCGCTACTCCAGATTTTCTAACCAGTACTAACTTATCAGTGATCACCCAAGATGGTCGTTTTTACCATTTTGATATTTTCTATAACACGACTCCCGAAACGACCACAATGGATTTTAAACGCATTATGAATGAGTATAATACTGAAGATTTTAGTGCCAAAACGGATATTTTGTTTACGGATATTGGAAACCAATCCCCCGCGGTGGCTCAACTTATTATGGAATCCATTTACCAACAAAAACGAAACTTTATCAAACATATCGGTTCTAAAAATGCAGGTATTCAGTTCTTACTTAGAGGAATCTATGTTTATCAAGGGAAATTATATTTTGATATTCGTATGAAAAACCGAAGTAGCCTGCCTTATCAAGTGGATTTTATCACTTTTAAAATCATTGATAAATCCACAGGAAAAAAGGAAGTCGCCCAAGAAATTCCTATTCAACCTTTACGCACCTATCAAGAACTACAAAGAGTAGAGGCAAGAAGTAAAGCCAATGCCGTGTATATATTAGAACAATTAACCTTAGACGATGATAAATTACTCAAAGTGGAAATTTTTGAGAAAAATGGTAGTCGCTATCAGTCTTTTAGCATTGGTAATGAAGACTTAATTTACGCAAGAGAAATACAACAATTCAATTTAAAACTATAACACGATGAAAAGATTATTGTTAGTGATGTGTGGTTGGCTTGGAGGGATCAG
It includes:
- the traK gene encoding conjugative transposon protein TraK; the protein is MEFKILRNIETGFKQIRMYAIIFASLCLIITLFSIGYAYYFAEQQREKIYVLDNGKSLILALSQDAEQNRPVEAREHIRRFHEFFFNIAPDKAAIESNMKRAFFLADKTAFNYYNDLAEKGYYNRIISGNIRQRIQVDSIVCDFDKYPYQVQTYAKQYITRASNITERKLVTACQLVNSVRSDNNPQGFIIEQFRIIKKEDVQTVER
- the traM gene encoding conjugative transposon protein TraM translates to MEENKTNQEEPEKFSVLLTDEEQQAQEEQSEAQREENRKQLKKWFIFALMGLVFLGCMYLLFFMGNDSEDKLKGEQDLIPEPTEISLPEDKGEAYEQALLEQKRKEKQMAMQSMGYFSEEDEPLMKEDKTAIGSSMASYQNINETLGNFYEEDTYNEEKAQMQEEINQLKEQLNQKETHDPLETQMKLMERSYQLANKYSLQQDKPEISDETSETKANDNAYIGSDKEAHITPVYSVSNKVVSQLPRALSDEKLLENWVQQNQRGFHSMESQKEEKPMLKNSIKACIHTEQRIDKNNRIPLRLLEPIRVAGMVLPKGTLLTAMAKIDEGRLLLDISSLEYQGRIVPVSVTAYDLDGQRGLYIPYTPGANAFREVAAGLSQSSGTNYTFSSSAKEQILSEVGKGVLQGTSSYLSKKIAHPKIKVKAGYQVLLVSKP
- the traN gene encoding conjugative transposon protein TraN, which gives rise to MKSLHPFFIAIFSLTVGNVNAQTETPNLETDSIYYANDTIPETKVSTSKTPGKIEPYFLEVAYDKTTHLIFPSPITYVDLGSENLIADKAQNAENVLRVKAATPDFLTSTNLSVITQDGRFYHFDIFYNTTPETTTMDFKRIMNEYNTEDFSAKTDILFTDIGNQSPAVAQLIMESIYQQKRNFIKHIGSKNAGIQFLLRGIYVYQGKLYFDIRMKNRSSLPYQVDFITFKIIDKSTGKKEVAQEIPIQPLRTYQELQRVEARSKANAVYILEQLTLDDDKLLKVEIFEKNGSRYQSFSIGNEDLIYAREIQQFNLKL